A window from Salvia hispanica cultivar TCC Black 2014 unplaced genomic scaffold, UniMelb_Shisp_WGS_1.0 HiC_scaffold_370, whole genome shotgun sequence encodes these proteins:
- the LOC125199071 gene encoding myosin-binding protein 7-like, with translation MDSVICLDHLPSVYYHFGFGFVALWNFKEISEIFALFLLISFGFKSFSSLWFPIDISRVDRSKKVIDPKLKRKSEGKHASVSERRRNCDSEVSALRKLVKMERRRADAALAEVERERAASATAAEEAMAMIQRLQREKNSIEMAANQQRRLSEAKHVHDEEVIQSLESLVWSYEAELGLLRQQLGGGVEESLFCLSP, from the coding sequence ATGGATTCTGTAATATGTTTGGATCATCTACCTTCTGTTTATTAtcatttcggatttggatttgttgcGTTATGGAATTTCAAAGAAATATCCGAGATTTTCGCCCTCTTTTTGCTGATTTCCTTCGGCTTCAAATCCttctcttctctctggttTCCAATTGATATTTCTAGGGTTGATAGATCAAAAAAGGTCATTGATCCGAAATTGAAGCGAAAATCAGAGGGGAAGCATGCCTCTGTATCGGAGAGAAGGCGAAATTGCGATTCGGAGGTGTCGGCATTGAGGAAATTGGTGAAGATGGAGCGGCGGAGAGCGGATGCAGCTCTGGCGgaggtggagagagagagggcgGCCTCTGCCACGGCGGCGGAGGAAGCGATGGCGATGATTCAGCGGCTGCAGCGCGAGAAGAACTCGATCGAGATGGCAGCCAATCAGCAGCGCCGATTGTCGGAGGCGAAACACGTCCACGATGAGGAGGTGATTCAGTCGTTGGAGTCGCTGGTGTGGAGTTACGAGGCGGAGCTCGGCTTGCTGCGGCAGCAGCTCGGCGGCGGAGTGGAGGAATCGCTTTTCTGTTTGTCACCttag